In Setaria viridis chromosome 5, Setaria_viridis_v4.0, whole genome shotgun sequence, the genomic stretch GGGACCCTTAACCCATCCTCCCGCTCAAGTGCATCAGCAAGAATAGTGGCATCATGTGCAGATCCCTCCCAACCAGCCAAGACATATGTGAATTTCAAATCAAAGTCCACTGCAGCTAGCACATTTTGAGTCGTGTAGTGTTTCCTGCCCCTAAATGCTGCTTGCATCTTGACTGGTACTCTAGCATAGATATGAGTTCCATCTATTGCCCCAACACAATCCTACATGGAACCCAACAATTATTGTTACATAATATGCATCCAAGTATGCAACAATTATTATTAACTCTATGATTTATTCATTACCTTAAAATATAGATACCATATGTTGTTGTTTGTGATCTTACATGGTGTCTCATTAGATGGAGTCTTAATCATCCCATGCCTAAGTTCCCTAATAGCTTAGATCACCTCCTTGAAACATCTATGCATGGTCTCCACAGACCTCCTCCAATTTTGGTGTATAACTCTAAAACGTTGGTTGCGGCCGACAATATGAAGAAATATTGCAACTTGCTCTTCAACACTGCTATGTATGCTATCTCTAAGCAAGTTTCTATCCCTAAGAAAATTGCATAGCTGAAAGAAAGGGGCTCTTCTCATGCGAAGCATGTTTACACACTCTACATTATTGCAGTTATAAATTTTATCCAAATTTTTTTGTCTTTCCTCATCCATAGCACTCATTGGGGCATAGGTAATCCGAGGTCATGAAAGTTGACCCATTCTAATCCTACTCATGAAGAATACATACATAGTAGTCACTACAGCAGCTACCTGAACAATTAGCATGTGCCTCTTGTCTTCCCAAGCCATCTATATAAATGAAAACAAGTAGCATAGCCTAAGTGTATGCACGAAAAATGATCTACTGCTATGGTTAACATGAAGCACCATCACACGCATGGACAAGTGCTCATTTCAACATAAAAAACATCATTGACATGGATAAGTATGCTCAGATTAATAGGAGATGcatcattgacatggacaaGTACGCTCAGATTAAATAGTTAAGTCATCATTGACATGGATAAGTATGTTAAGAATTACAGGAAAGGCATCACTGACATGGACAAATGCTCAGATTAACAAAACAAACAAAGCATCGCTGAATAAGCTTTTCCCATCAAGCATGAATATAGCAAATCCAACAGCACTTTCATCACAGAAATAGCATCTAGAGCACCGCACAATAATATAAGCGCGACCACAAGATTTGTGAGACGAGATAGGAGGAGGGGTTAATGCTTTATGTACTACAACAACAGCAGGAAGCCGATCAACCAATAGATTAGATGGGAAGTGAGGGAGGAACAACAGATCTGAAGCCCTGCACAAAAAAAGACTTGATTTTAACCATGGTGCATATCAGAAACTATTATGAATCTACAGAAATAAAAATCCAAGGCCACAGAAGTTAGATCTCTACCTTGAAGCAACCAAAGGATGCAAATCCAGTGAGGATCTACACATTTGAGATGATAGAGTTAGCAAATCGATGATATTTTCATAGGATCTAAGGTTAGGTAAACAAGAACTCGAGAGAGGGGGCGAAATTACTTGCCTTGTAGCGCAGATTTCGCCAAGAAATCTCCGCTGCAAATCAAAGAACAAGGGGAGGAATGGTTAGGCGTGCTtgaggatgaagatgaaaaGAGAGCAGACGAATctgagaggagaggaagaggctcACGTGCTCCTACTCAGTGACGGTGAAAATAGCGAGTGAGCGTGAAGGAGGGGGAGAGGTGAGGATATATAGCCGCCACACCGAGCGAGCCTAGCTCTGGGAAACAAGGATTTTTGCCGCACCCCAGAGCCAGGCTCGGGTCCCCTTTGGCCCGCAGATTTTTGCCGCACCCCAGAGCCAGGCTCGGGTCCCCTTTGCACACTGCGGGCCAGGTCCACTACCAAGCTCAGGCAACCAATCAACCTAAGGTTGCATGCCGGGAGCTGGATGGGGGTGATGCGCCCACACCTAAGGAAAAATATGGCCCGGTACGAAAAGAAACggaaaatatttatttgttcaTCGGAAGAACATGTGCAGTGGCTCCAGTGCAGCACGTGTCTGCAAAAATGGCCCAAAAAACGTCTGCAAAAATGTTGGTACCAAGTCATAGATGACATACTGAGCTTCTCCATATCAGTAACAGATTCCAGTTTAGAGCACGAGATTTAACCATCTGTTACGCACTGAATCTCACCGAGGAAAAATGTGTCGCTGTAGTAGTTATCACGCAGGATCTTATACAGATAGCAGCTTCCCACAACCTGTGTtaataaatataaaatgaaGGCAAAGTAAAAATATTTAGGTGGCTTAATGCGACGAAAATGAGCACCGCACCGAGGTAGGCTGCATTCCAAGATGAACCTGAGATAAAATTATGTACAAAGGTGATCACTGTAGTACTGCAGAGGATCTGTATCCGGCAACAAGAGGAAAAAAATGCTCATTTGCTAAAGAACGTAATAACTAAATAAGAGTAGAGCCATTTCCACCGATTTCAAAATGTACATACAACAAATTGACAGAAATAGTATATGATCTATTCTAGAGTTCCGCTTAAACACAACGACGATCCTGGCATTCGAGAGGAAAATAAGGAGCCCCAGATAAGGAGAAAAAAATGGTCAAACTGTAAGATAAAATTATCGAAAGCCTCAACCCCCACCCTGAAGTTACAGACCCATGCTCCAACATGAACATAAAGGTTGACCATCCCCTTATCACCGTCTACTACAGATGCCCAAATGTTGCTGAACTAGAATTTATCTTTAAATCTAAATGAACCTATGGGGGAAAGACAAGCCTTTCCCCACAAAAAAATTAATCAGAATCAAAGCTGCTTCCCGGGAATGATCGAGTCACTTCCTCTTGGACTCTGGACAGCTCTATATGGCACTGAAAAGAACTGCATCTGACTGGCACAAAATACACCACCTCCAACTCCTCCCTGCTTCAATCCACCAGGGACTAAACGCATCTTTCTCGCCGGGAGCAACCACCAAAAAACTGTCGCTCTGTTCACCTCGCTTGTTTATGCATAGTACATGTACAAGCTGTTGGCTGCAGCACATGCAATTAGATTTTCAGATGGGTGCCAAGCCAAATGGAGCAACTTTGTGCTCAGGTCATAGGAATTTCCATTGGCATCTATTCCGGTGCTTTCTCCACCTGCATAAGGTTTACACAatattagcagcagcaatgaaAATTCTTCTTATACAACCTGAAATGCTAAAGCATGAAGCAAACCTCGTCTAACAGCCCTTGTCAGAGTACTTAGGGATCTGGCAGCCCTTGTGGGATTCTGGAGCTGCCTCCTGTTCACAAGAAAAGGGAAATAACAACAGAGATATGATTAACATTTGAGTGAAAAGCTCATGTATATTACTCAAACGATTTTGGAGTATGAAAATCAATTTACATGCAGGAACAAAATAGTTTAGTTTCCAACATATTTGTTTAAAAGTACATTACCTTGTAGGGTTTCGAGTTGCTTCAAGTGTTGATGCCTCATTGCTACCAGTACCAACACCAAACACACGGAAAATGTTGCTGACAGATGACAAGTTAGCTAATAATTAGTTCCCATTAACAAGGCCAGGCTGCATTACAACTGAGACAAGCATGTGAGACTACCTGTAGGAACCAGTTGCTACTTGTAATCCATCACCACTTTGACAACATTCAAATTTGTCAAAAATTGAGTCATTTTCATACAAATCACATAACTGCAGTTTCAAGAAGCACACATGGATCAGGTTTGCTCCAGCGAAAATATGTTCATTGTCCTCAAAGAACCATCGATTATTTATCTTAACGTGCAAGAAATTACCTTAGGCCTTAGATACTCATGAACCTGGAATGTTGCAACTGGACCAGAATTCATCTTAACATCCCAAAGCTGTAATGATAGACAAAGATATAATATTGGAAAAGGCATACCAACAAATTTTTACAGTGATAATTTGTTTATATTTCTGGAGAAAGATAATAATAGTATAAGCGGCTTATGAAAACCATATCAAGTACAAGCAAGAACTTAAGAAGCAAGCAGAATGATAGTCATGAAGAAAAATAGTGATGCGTTAGTGATCTTGAGTATGATTCTGAGGTACACATGTCAGTATTTCTTGTTAAGTAGTCTATGCAATGCAAATATGTATAAATGTTCATCTCAAGCAGAACTAGAAGCTAAGTCTTAAAGTCAACGCTCAAGGAGTGAAAAGGTCTCCGCACTAAATATGTTAATCTGGTTATGTTGTCCACTGTCTAGTGGTACATAATTGAAATAACAGAAACCATGGGTAAAAACAAAAGGTCTCAGCATTTCACCAGGTTAGCTGCCAATCAAATATCTTTAAAGCATAAGAAGTTACAGGTACAGACCTTCAGAGTCATGTAGTCACGACTCAGAATATGCCTCCCATCCTTGGAAAACTTTATGTCTGAAATTGAGGCTATAATCTCAGTGAAAAATGATCTTGAACCTGGGGCCTCATGCTGCTCAAAGCTACAAGACAGGAACAatcataaaaatattaaaaagagACAACTAGGATAATTGATACACATCAGTATCCACCTGATGTTCTTCAAATACGGTATATTGGATAATAGGAAATAAAGAAGTATCAAGTGAAAGCTCACATTTGCGAATGAGTGTCACAAAGTGCTGACTGCCGCAGATCAACAAGTCGAATGGAGCCCTTTGAGCTACTATAAGCTAATGTATTGCAATGAGTAGGATGGAATTCAGCAGATGTTATCACCTCTGCATATCATAGAACCAAAGCATAACTATCAGCAGCTAACAACAAAAATACTACCAGTAGATACCCAACGAATGTGATGAAGAATAAAGAACAGTTAACTAGACCTGAAAGGTTGAAATCCCATATTCAAACTAAGTTGACTCATAATACAAACATTTCaacaaacaaacaattattttagtTCAACATGTGCAAGAAAATGGGGAATCTTTAGGGTAGGTAGATTGCACCAAGTCAGCTGGGTTCGTTTCCTAGCCTTCTCTAGGATGGAACCATGTGGACATCTCTCCCCGTGAACTTTTAGGTCTCTCTTTTTATATTTAAACAAGGAAATAATGTTGCCGTCATATGAAAGGAATGTATACACATGTACTTGTAAAATGTGGGCCAGATTATTGGCGAAGAACAAGTCTCATTGCTCATAAGATTGAAATACAGAAACTAATTTTCTTACTTGATGATCAAGGGTATCATTTCCCCACTATATGAGTTGAGGTTATATGCATGTTCTTATTTTCACACATATCACACATATAATCAGCACAAGTAGGAAAAGTTTGGAGATTTGGAATATACCAGTGAGATCCTCCATGTTTGTAGGCTTAACATCAATAATATTGAAACTCTGATTGCTGATTTCCAAATTCCAAAGATTTATCCGCAAATCATCAGCTGATATAAATGTTTCGCCGTCACTGTGGAAATAAAGATTACAGAGCAATATATTACTACCAAATGCATAAAAATGGCAGGGTACAGTTAAGATACACATATAAGATATGCAAATCAGCAACATAAAACTAGCTTAATATAATAATGTGGGAGATTACGCAATCAGTTACCTAATGTATACAAATATAGCCGCTTACATCcagttcaaacaaaaaaaaatctagatatAGGAATTTCAGAACACAAAAAGATATGTTGCACCTTATTGAAATATCATGAGGAGACCGACCTGACTTTCTTTGCCTAAAATGAATTTCAGGCAACTACACAATATGTTACCATACCATATTAGGCAGTAATTTAGGTTTTTCACTACCCAATTTCGACTATGATCTATGAGTAGCAGTTATGGGATTTAAGAACATCTACATGCCACTTTGCTAAAATGATCACCCTAAACCCAAAGAGTCCCTAAGGGAAGCTCAAAAAGTTTTTGGAATTgtggacaaaaaaaaatctacggATACTGTGGGGTGGAGATTCAGCATATGTCATTATATGAAGTAGCTAAAAATTTAAGTGGCTTGATTTACAAAAGTACTGAATGCATCGTTGGCATGTGTGAAGAGAGCAAATAGGTTTCATCTCCAGGAAGCAATGATTTTAGAACTAAAATTGCCATGCCCAAATTCAAtagctgaaaagctaaaacataAGCTATGAAACATTCAAGTGCATATAAGTGACTGATGTGCAGGACCTGTTATTTGATATGGAGTTTATATGGTAGTCATGTGCATGAGCATATACTCTTCGGCAACTTGCAGCAAGACTTGTTTCTTGGCTTGTAACCTGTTTTGCAGTATAGATTGGGCAAATGTAACAAACCATGAAAAGGAAGGTGGTTAATATAAAGATCAGGAAGACTAAACGGACAGTTCAGAGAAAGGGTGCATAAATGAAACTGAGTTATGTACAACTACCACAGGCATGCGAAGCAAAGCAAATGGACCAGGTTTTAAAGCATTTCCATTTGAGAGAGATGGGCTCAGAGAGCCCACACCACCAGGACTACCATTTGAAGGAGCAGTTGAACGGTCCAAATTCATCTCAGATACCTTTTTTATCTTCTTTTCTTGGACCTACAGATCAAAGAATAATAATCAAACCAACAAAAGATTGATTTAAGTACAACAATATTGCACTTGCTGGTGCATCTTACATTCTGACTTATGTGAGGAACATATGTGTACAGAGCATAACTCGGTATTCCTTGGGAAGAAATGAGTACAATTTGAACATAAAATACTTAAAGAAACATCAATGAGTTGCAAATGCATATGCACTGAGCAGTCTCTGAAGAATACCAAAATATTCAAAGCTGATTGCAGTGGTCCTTAAGCTTAGTACATTGAATACAATCAAGAAATTTAAGGCATGATTCCGTAACATCATGATATATGGAACTTCTGTAACCATTTAGTGCTGACGCTTACCTTCCAAAACTTTATTGTTTTGTCATTTGTGGACAGCAGAAACAATGCGCCATTTGCTGCTTGGCACCACTTTATTTGGTTGATCTTCTCTTCTATTTCCAAGCTCTTAAGGTAATCAAACTAATTCCATAACAACATCACTTGGTCAAATTTCAAGTAATTCAGAAGACAAACAACGCTACTTAACAATGCTTGCAAGAATATACCTCTGGTTCATGGCTTTGAAACTCAGTTTTGTAGCGAAATTCAGGGTGCCTGCTGATAGAATAATCAGCTTTCTCAGCATCTTTTCTACAAGCgtgctaaagaaaaaaaaaacaaaatatcttTAGCCATCAGAGTACAAATAAGAAATCCTTAAGTTTGTATCTTTCAGTGTACAGTTCAATATACATACATCTTTGACATCTGTCCTTTCAAACAATACAACTCGCCCACCTCTATCCCCAGTGGCAAGATGATGTCCTGATTTGTTGAACTCTATTGCTGAGATGATGTCAACTATAGAGCACAAGAGCAAGATAAGTTCAAGTTAGTATGTAGCAATAATAAATGGTAGCAGTCTATGATTGAACATACAAGAAACAGTGGGAAAAACAGGTACAATAGCAGGTAATCATCCATATATAATGCTTTACTGATATACACAAAACAAACCAGCACTAAGAgcccagaacaaaaatgggtaAAAATGCTAGCACGATGTGCACTGTTTTAATCTGATAGTTCACAGTTGATGACCAGCTTAACCTGAAGAAGGGGGGAAATATAATGAAGATAATGTTCAACATAACTGACATTAAGTGAAGGTATTGGACTAAGTGGTTTAGATGTGTCTCTGAATACCGCCATAACTTAAAACTGGAGTTTCAAAAGTATGCAGAGCAAGAATTAGATTATTTGCATAGTTCAAAACTATGAGTAGTAAATGCAGATTATGGAGAACAAAGCACCAAATATAAGAACTGTGTATACATAGAATTGAAGGGGCTATGCTTCAGGTCCTATCAAAAGGAGATTTTAGAACAGGACTTTGGTAGGCTTGCCACCAACCATGCTTAGATAATATTTGGCATCATTAATAACAATGGATAAAGGTGATTTAACATCCATGCAGGTGACAATGCGCAGGATGCACTAATAGCTAGTATAGCTAGCAACCAACTGAAGCAAGGAGTATCCATTAGATGTGACTCATACCGACAGAAGTACTAATTATATGGTGTTGAGCACAGGAATCAATTAAATAAGTCAGATCAAACCATTGTAGAGATGTCAGTAATATTAATTTGTTATCCACAGTGGCTTCTTTAGTGCACTAATAGCTGGTATAGCTAGGGACCGACTCAAGCAAACAGCACGCAAGAAAACAGAGTATCCATTAGATGCGTGACACGTGCCAATAAACCTAACAATAACACAGTAACAAGCACAGGAATAAATGAAGTAAATCGAATTGGATAGAGTTATCGGCAGTTTGGCTTCTTGGGCACACAGCTTGTAATTCGAGTGCAGTAAGCCCAGTAGCCCACTAAATAAGGTAGCAGAACAGTAACCAGCTACTGAAATATATTAAAAGGATCCTTTTTCCAAATATATGTCCAAATCTGAACATTCCATAAGCTAAGACAGATGCACACTGGGTGTGTGCTCGACACATCATTAATGAAGTAGCAATATGCATCCAAAATCATATTGATGGTTGATGCATACAATTACAAGCGTGTGCATCACGGAATTTCCTTTTTCAGCAAAATTAACTAGTCAGTTCACATTGACAAGAAAAGTTGTCTGCTAGTGGCCACATCCCATGCAGCATTCGACAACCCTACACGTTACGCAAGCACTAGCACGTCTATTGTTGCCCAGTATCACCAAGTCAGAACTAGAAGAACACAGATCCTAGCATGAGCTTATTTAATACAGCAGATATTGTGTTGCTAGCCAACCTACTATGTAATTATAATAGCATGACAAAAAAATCCCATCTACAGCATTAAGCAAGACAAGAATCCTAGGAGTATGCATTCTACCCTTTTGTCAACTACGAAAGGGCCTCAGCTGCACCACCGAACGGCACAGAGCTATGCATCTGCCAGTCAAGACTACATCGCACTGATCTGGAAGAGGAAGCAATAAATTCCATATCCCAGCACCAAAGCATCAAGCTTTAGCGCATCCCGTCCGCAGCCACCCCTAATTCCCCGGTCGATCTGAGCAGGGCACCGCTAGCCAGCACACCACCAGCACCCATTCACGGCCCCTGGCCTCCTACCGAGCTCCGGAGCACAGAACCACTAAGATCCAGCAACTAGCAGCAGCGAGCGACCCAAAGAGCACGGCATAAGAGTAGGAGAAGGGATCGATCGGTACCATCCtggacctcctccccggcgctgCGCTCGCCGAACACCTGGGAGAACCTCCAGTCGAGCGGTTGcgtcggcgagggcgagggcggcgccTGCGCctgggccgggggcgggggcgaggcCGAGGGCGAGCGCTCCGGTGCCGCGGCGCCGTTCATCATCGTCGGTCGAGCTCCCGGCGGGATCGGCTGCGGGGCGGGCGGGATCGGGGGAGCCGCGAGGCGCTCGCGAGGTCGGGGGGTGGGGGCCGAGGCGGAGGGGGTCGGGCTACGCGTGCGCTgctgcggcgacggcgatgcCGGCGAGGGTTTGGGGTTTCATGGGGAGAAATGGCCAATGAGGGAGAGATGAAGAGGAGGGAGGCCGCGAGATGGGGGAGGCCGcgaggggggaggagggggacgTGGTGGGGGCGCCCGCGCTGATACGACAACGAAGAcggaagaaaacaaaaggatttgttttctctttttcttttccttgtgcTCTTATGATGGTTTTCTAATCGTGCTCCGGTGTCATTTCCGAGGAGGTGTCTTCTGCAACGCAAAACCAAATCAGAAGTTGATGGTTCCATTTGTGTAGGAATGGAAGTCCTTATATTCTATTCTATGGGACAAGAAATTGACACATTCTTTGGCTGGTGTGCTTATGGCCGTTCCATGAAAACGCAACGGGAACCTTTGCATAAAATTATACACAGAACACGGCTGCTACACATCGCCACAAGT encodes the following:
- the LOC117857792 gene encoding serine/threonine protein phosphatase 2A 55 kDa regulatory subunit B beta isoform isoform X1, which encodes MMNGAAAPERSPSASPPPPAQAQAPPSPSPTQPLDWRFSQVFGERSAGEEVQDVDIISAIEFNKSGHHLATGDRGGRVVLFERTDVKDHACRKDAEKADYSISRHPEFRYKTEFQSHEPEFDYLKSLEIEEKINQIKWCQAANGALFLLSTNDKTIKFWKVQEKKIKKVSEMNLDRSTAPSNGSPGGVGSLSPSLSNGNALKPGPFALLRMPVVVTSQETSLAASCRRVYAHAHDYHINSISNNSDGETFISADDLRINLWNLEISNQSFNIIDVKPTNMEDLTEVITSAEFHPTHCNTLAYSSSKGSIRLVDLRQSALCDTHSQIFEQHEAPGSRSFFTEIIASISDIKFSKDGRHILSRDYMTLKLWDVKMNSGPVATFQVHEYLRPKLCDLYENDSIFDKFECCQSGDGLQVATGSYSNIFRVFGVGTGSNEASTLEATRNPTRRQLQNPTRAARSLSTLTRAVRRGGESTGIDANGNSYDLSTKLLHLAWHPSENLIACAAANSLYMYYA
- the LOC117857792 gene encoding serine/threonine protein phosphatase 2A 55 kDa regulatory subunit B beta isoform isoform X2 produces the protein MMNGAAAPERSPSASPPPPAQAQAPPSPSPTQPLDWRFSQVFGERSAGEEVQDVDIISAIEFNKSGHHLATGDRGGRVVLFERTDVKDHACRKDAEKADYSISRHPEFRYKTEFQSHEPEFDYLKSLEIEEKINQIKWCQAANGALFLLSTNDKTIKFWKVQEKKIKKVSEMNLDRSTAPSNGSPGGVGSLSPSLSNGNALKPGPFALLRMPVVTSQETSLAASCRRVYAHAHDYHINSISNNSDGETFISADDLRINLWNLEISNQSFNIIDVKPTNMEDLTEVITSAEFHPTHCNTLAYSSSKGSIRLVDLRQSALCDTHSQIFEQHEAPGSRSFFTEIIASISDIKFSKDGRHILSRDYMTLKLWDVKMNSGPVATFQVHEYLRPKLCDLYENDSIFDKFECCQSGDGLQVATGSYSNIFRVFGVGTGSNEASTLEATRNPTRRQLQNPTRAARSLSTLTRAVRRGGESTGIDANGNSYDLSTKLLHLAWHPSENLIACAAANSLYMYYA